GCTGGCTCCCTGCTCGGAGCCTGAGAGAGATGGATAAGGACAAGGACGTCGAGATCCTTTCCAAGGAGACGGTCTTCAAGGGCTTTTTCCAGGTGGACCGCTATCGTCTGCGCCACCGCACCTTCGCTGGCGGCTGGACCGAGGAAATGGTGCGCGAAGTGTTCGAGCGCGGTCATGCGGTGGTGGTTCTGCTGTATGATCCCGACCGCGACAAGATCGCCATGATCGAGCAGTTCCGCCCCGGCGCCTATGCCGCGGGCTGGCATCCCTGGCTGATCGAATGCGTGGCGGGCATGATCGAGGAGGGCGAGCATCCCGACGACGTCGCTCGGCGCGAAACCCGCGAGGAGGCGGGTTCGGAGCCCTCCGACATGGTCCATGTGGGCGACTATCTGGTGACCGCGGGCGGGTCGTCGGAAACCTGCAAACTCTATTGCGCCCGCGTGGATTCCTCGGCCATGGGCGGCACCCACGGCCTGGTTCACGAGGGCGAGGATATCCGGGTGTTCGTCATCGATCCGGCCGAGGCTCTGGCCATGTGCCGCGACGGGCGCATCAACAACGCCATGGCGGTTCTGGCCATTCAGTGGCTGATCATGGAAAAGGACGCGCTTCGCGCCAAATGGCTGGGCTAGGTTTTTAGATATTACCGGCCAGGACCAGCAGCGGCTGGGCGCCGTCCCAGATCATGCGCAGCGCCACGATCACGATGATGCCGAGGCCCACATAGGCGATCCAGTGCCAGCGCTTGAGGACGCGCGCCACCGTTTCGGCCGCCGCTCCGGTCAGCGCCACGGACAGAGCCAGCCCCGCCACCATGATCCACACATGCTCGCGCGCCGCTCCCGCCACCGCCAGCACGTTGTCCAAGGACATGGAGACGTCGGCCAGCACGATCTGCTTGACCGCCTCGGAGAATTTCTTGGGCTGGGGCGAGGCGTCCTCGGTGGTTGCCTCGTCGTCATGGCATGCGTCGCGCAACTCGCGCCACAGCTTCCACGACACCCATAGCAGCAGCAATCCACCGGCGAACAGCAGGCCGATGACGCCCAGAAGCTGGACGGCGAAGACCGAGAACAGGATGCGCAGACAGGCCGCCGCCGTGATGCCCCACAAAATGGCCTTGCGCCGCTGCTCGGGCGCCAGGCCTGCGGCGGCGATGCCGATCACCACGGCATTGTCGCCCGCCAGGGTGATGTCGATGGCGACCACCGAGGCCAATGCGGTCAGTTCGGACGCGAAATCCATCAGGCTCCTCCAAACAGAAGGCGGCAGACCACGATTGCGGTAACCAGGGCGGCCAGATCGGCCAGCAGCCCCACCGCCAGGGCATGGCGGATGCGGCGCACCTGCACCGCCCCGAAATAGACGGCCAACACATAAAAGGTGGTTTCGGTCGAGCCGTAAAGGGTCGATAGCAACACGCCCAGATAGGAATCCGGGCCGATGGCCGGGTCCTTCAGGCTAACGGCCAGCATGCCGTAGGAGCCTGAACCCGAAAGCGTGCGCATGACCGCCATCATCAGCGCCTCGGCGGGCAGGCCCAGGCCCTCGGTCAGCCGTCCCAACGGGCGGATCAGGAGATCCATGGCGCCAGAGGCCCGCACCATGCCGATGGCCGCCAGAATGGCCACCAGATAGGGGATGATGCGCACCGCCACCTGAAAGCCTTCCCTGGCGCCTTCGACAAAGCTTTCGTAAAGGCGCACGCCCCGCACCGCGCCGAACAGCAGCAGCCCCACCACCAGGCCGGGCAGAATCCACGGCCCCAAAATCTTGCCCCAGACCAGCAGAGCGGCGGACGCCGCCAGCAGCCCAGCCAGGGCGAGAAGGCAGGGCCACAAGGGGCCGGGAGCGGCATGATCCGGCTCCGCCTCGATCAGGCGGGGTTGCCATACCCCTTGCAGACCGCGCGCCGCCAGCACGCCCACCAGGGCGGCCACCAGACCGGCGACCAGGGTGGGGGCGACGATGGCGGCGGGCTCGGCCGAGCCGGTGGCGGCGCGCAGCGCGATGACCTTGGTGGGCA
The nucleotide sequence above comes from Paramagnetospirillum magnetotacticum MS-1. Encoded proteins:
- a CDS encoding NUDIX domain-containing protein; the encoded protein is MDKDKDVEILSKETVFKGFFQVDRYRLRHRTFAGGWTEEMVREVFERGHAVVVLLYDPDRDKIAMIEQFRPGAYAAGWHPWLIECVAGMIEEGEHPDDVARRETREEAGSEPSDMVHVGDYLVTAGGSSETCKLYCARVDSSAMGGTHGLVHEGEDIRVFVIDPAEALAMCRDGRINNAMAVLAIQWLIMEKDALRAKWLG
- a CDS encoding YjbE family putative metal transport protein (Members of this highly hydrophobic protein family,regularly are found preceded by the yybP-ykoY manganese riboswitch (see RF00080). A metal cation transport function is proposed.), with protein sequence MDFASELTALASVVAIDITLAGDNAVVIGIAAAGLAPEQRRKAILWGITAAACLRILFSVFAVQLLGVIGLLFAGGLLLLWVSWKLWRELRDACHDDEATTEDASPQPKKFSEAVKQIVLADVSMSLDNVLAVAGAAREHVWIMVAGLALSVALTGAAAETVARVLKRWHWIAYVGLGIIVIVALRMIWDGAQPLLVLAGNI
- a CDS encoding nucleoside recognition domain-containing protein, translated to MNAVFLILVLVSFLVAAFTELSGGAGAMEALSAGLVDAVAGAVPLALGLVGIMALFLGLMKVAEAGGLLDAMARLLEPLLRRLFPEIPPGHPAMGAMVMNVAANLLGLGNAATPFGIRAMEHLESLNRDKGTASNAQVLFLGLNTAGLTLLPTKVIALRAATGSAEPAAIVAPTLVAGLVAALVGVLAARGLQGVWQPRLIEAEPDHAAPGPLWPCLLALAGLLAASAALLVWGKILGPWILPGLVVGLLLFGAVRGVRLYESFVEGAREGFQVAVRIIPYLVAILAAIGMVRASGAMDLLIRPLGRLTEGLGLPAEALMMAVMRTLSGSGSYGMLAVSLKDPAIGPDSYLGVLLSTLYGSTETTFYVLAVYFGAVQVRRIRHALAVGLLADLAALVTAIVVCRLLFGGA